The Oncorhynchus mykiss isolate Arlee chromosome 22, USDA_OmykA_1.1, whole genome shotgun sequence sequence AATGGCCATGAGAGTTTAGTAGCCTCTCCAATGACCATGAGAGTTTAGTGGCCTCTCCAATGGCCATAAGAGTTTAGTGGCCTCTCCAATGGCCATGAGAGTTTAGTGGCCTCTCCAATGGCCATGAGAGTTTAGTTGCCTCTTCAATGGCCATGAGAGTTTAGTGGTCCTCTCAAATGGCCATGAGAGTTTAGTAGCCTCTCCAATGACCATGAGAGTTTAGTGGACTCTCCAATGGCCATGAGAGTTGAGTGGCCTCTCCAATGGCCATGAGAGTTTAGTGGCCTCTCCAAATTCCATGAAAGTTTAGTGGTCCTCTCCAATGGCCATGAGAGTTTAGTGGTCCTCTCAAATGGCCATGAGAGTTTAGTGGCCTCTCCAATGGCCATGAGAGTTTAGTTGCCTCTCCAATGGCCATGACAGTTTAGTGGCCTTTCCAATGGCCATGAGAGTTTAGTGGCCTCTCCAATGGCCATGAGAGTTTAGTGGTTCTCTCCATTTGCCATGAGAGTTTAGTGGTCCTCTCCAATGGCCATGAGAGTTTAGTGGTCCTCTCCAATGGCCATGAGAGTTTAGTAGCCTCTCCAAATGCCATGGGAGTTTAGTGGCCTCTCCAATGGCCATGAGAGTTTAGTGGCCTCTCCAATGGCCATGAGAGTTTAGTGGCCTCTCCAAATGCCATGAGAGTTTAGTGGTCCTCTCCAATGGCCATGAGAGTTTAGTGGTCCTCTCAAATGGCCATGAGAGTTTAGTGTTCTCTCCAATGGCCATGAGAGTTTAGTGGCCTCTCCAATGGCCATGAGAGTTTAGTGGTCCTCTCCAATGGCCATGAGAGTTTAGTCGCCTCTCCAATGGCCATGAGAGTTTAGTGTTCTCTTCAATGGCCATGAGAGTTTAGTGGTCCTCTCCAATGGCCATGAGAGTTTAGTGGCCTCTGCAAAGTAACAACAATGACACAGTGAACTAATTTGAAATAATAGACAATAACTACTTTGGAATTGTATAACATTGACATTTCTTGTTACACAGGCCTATGAAAACTAAATCCATAGCACAAAAAGCAGACAATTTACCAAAAACAAAATACATATAGTAAATAAGCTACAGTacatcacaaaagtgagtacacccctcacgtttctgtaaatatttgagtatatcttttcatgtgacaacactgaagaaatgacactttgctacaatgtaaagtagtgagtgtacagcttgtatgaCAGTGTCAATTTGCTGTCCCCTGAAAATAACTCAACACGCAGCCATtcatgtctaaaccgctggcaacaaaagtgagttcattgacactgttatacaagctgtacactcactactttacattgtagcgaagtgtcatttcttcagtgttgtcacatgaaaagatatactcaaatatgtAAAGAAATGTgagggtgtactcacttttgtgatatactgtatatgaagtaCAAAATaaagtatagtgtatatatatatacactatactttattttcatatatatataaGTCATGAAAATAATTTCCTTACAGATCTAAAAATGATCTTTCCCTTTCCTTtgagaaagaaaaataaataaacaaaatcacCATGGTTACAATCCTGATCTCCATCTCCCTTAATTAAACAAAATAAATACCTCACTCTGAACCCCAAACATATCTGCTAGATTCATGATAGGAACGTGAATTTAAAACATGATCTTTTTTTATTGGAATTTGAAGCTGTTGTTGGTAAATAATGAAATCTGCTGGCTTCCGAAGTTACTTTCTCAACTTTAAAACCCTTTTTAAAGAGAAGTCAAACAGAAAAATGTTCTCCTGTCTCCACATTTTTGCTGGTTAGTCTGTTGTCTGCAAAGGTTGTTACATTGTAACTACATAGTAATTAAAAATGTAAGGGGGTTGGTAGTTAGCTAGTTCTGGTCTGCAGTAGTTCTGGTCCATACTAACTAACTCTGGTCTAAGGCGTAGTTAGTAACTAACTAGTTCTGGTCCATACTAACTAACTCTGGTCTAAGGCGTAGTTAGTAACTAACTAGTTCTGGTCTGCAGTAGCTCTGGTCCGCACTAACTAACTCTGGTCTAAGGCGTAGCTAGTAAATAGCTAGTTCTGGTCTGCAGTAATTCTGGTCCATACTAACTAACTCTGGTCTAAGGCGTAGCTAGTAGTTAGCTAGTTCTGGTCCATACTAACTAACTCTGGTCTAAGGCATAGCTAGTTGTTAGCTAGTTCTGGTCCATACTAACTAACTCTGGTCTAAGGCGTAGCTAGTAACTAGCTAGTTCTGTTCTGCAGTAGCTCTGATCCAGCTCTGTAACAGTGTTATAGGCTGATTTAATATTTATACTGTAAATGTCCTCAACAATCTCTGTTGATTTAGGTTTTGCCCTTGGAGCCACCATCCAGTCCAAGACTAAGGGCATCTGGATGTGGTGTGTCCCTCATCCTGAAAAAACAGACCACACCCTGGTGCTGCTGGATACAGAGGGACTGGGGGACGTGGAGAAGGTGGGGGGTCAAAGTTCAATCTCTTTACAATCCACATTACATATTCACATTCCTTCATTTACCAACAAAGCACAGTGAACACATACTGTATCTGCACCCTCATCATTTAAACAAGATGATTACGTCGTCAGAGATCCGATACATGTTGTGATACTTGTTTCAGGGGGATTCTAAGAATGATGCCTGGATCTTCTCGCTGGCCATTCTGTTAAGCAGTACTCTGGTCTACAACAGTCGAGGGACCATCGACAATGATGCTGTGGAGAAGCTTCAGTATCCTTTTGGGTCAAAATGTGGCTAAATTCTTGTGGACATAATCTGTTGTGGTATTTGATATGATAGTTTGCTTGTTTGTTAGGCTTTTGACAGTAATCTCAGCCATATTAGTGAAAGCCTAGCTAATTGTGATGGTCATTTTCATGAATTTGTATGTACATTTTTAACATGATTTAATTGTAGGCTAGACCTAATCAGTGATATGGTAGAGCATTTAAATGGTCATATTGCGCCAACTAAATATGTTTAATTAAATATACTTTATGCAAGTTGCATATGTCGTGTTTATCAGTGCTACGTAGTAATTTATTTCTCTGGGAACTGTAAAGGGCTTGAGAAATCTCAGGATGCCGGTTCCGGGATTGATACTTAGCTTCAGTGAACATGAAGAGCTGGTGTGGACGAAAAGCAAAGTCTGTGACTTTCAAACAAATGACGTTACTGTGTCAATTGAAATCTAAACTGAAAATtacttgttttgtttgtttgtttgtaattTCCCTGTAATTTCCCTGTAATTTCCCTGTAATTTCCCTGTACACAAAAAGTGCATGACATTGACATGAGCTTTGGGAAATGCTGTATCAATCCTCAACCGGTCCTACAGATATGTGAACGAGCTGACAGAGATGATCAAGGTGAAGTCTTCCACTGTCgatgaggaggaaggagagggctcACAGTTTGCGCAGTTCTTTCCTAATTTTGTGTGGACCGTCAGAGATTTTACTCTACAGCTCGAGATAGACGGCAGAGTAATCACTCCAGACCAGTATCTGGAGAATTCCCTTCAACTCAAGAAAGGTGATATTGATTAATATAAACCAGGTAGTTTGAGACCTAGatgctgattggctcaaacagcATTCCAGCTGTgtgtatatcagacaatataccacGGTATGATGCAAAGTGTAatgttatgactataactactgttccctgaaggagtaCAACAGACTATGGAGATTCACACTCTCGTGACTTCGGTTGAAGGATTTACAATCACGCCAGACAAGGCCAATGAAATCCTGGGACTGGGAGAGATTCTTCCACCACTCTTGACAACTGTTTGTCTGAACGTGGAGATGGATACTTTTCATCTAACTCATATGTTGGAGACAACACTCTTGACACCTGTGAACACTGTGGAACTCAGCTGAAAAACCTGTGTTCAAGTGCCAAGGTTTGCAAAATCCTGGTGAGCTCTGGGTACACCGGCTCCGGCGATCAGTGACAAGCCTCACTCGGTTTAGGTGGTACGATGCGTTCTGGCAACCGGCTGGCACCCAGCGCTGGAACGCATGCTTTAAAAATTCACCTAATGAAAAAGCCTTGTCATGGAGGTTACCCTACTGACCAGTCATAGATACTGACAAAATACCTTGTAACATATCTGGGAATGGGACAGACAGCTCATTTGGGGGCTCAAAGGGGGGAACAGTAATAAACATAGACAAGCTTCCAACATACGTAGTGTTTCCATGAAACTGTATAACCTGCGTGAAGCAAAAGGGGCTATGGCAAGGTAGGCTAGCTAGCATCTTTGACTATTTAGAATAACCAAGCAAATTTAAGCTACGTATTCTTAACAAGCGAGCTACCCCAGCAACTCCACCGTGGGCAGGTAGGAATAGCTAGTTATATGCAGTGCTTGTTTAGCTAGGCCAGTCTCAAAAGTTCAGGTAGGAACGGTTTACTGGGGTGGGACCGGACCGTTCATCAACATGTCTGAGAAGAGAGGTAAACGGTGCTTGACCGAGGCAGACACAGGCAGCCGAATCTGGCCGCCCTCTCTCTTTGGGTAGCCTCATCCTAACTGGCAACAGAGCACACAGGAGCCGGGTAGAGTCCCACAATCACACCGGTGTGATTTATTACCTACAGCCCATTTTAAACATCCGTATTTTTTTGCATCGTATTCATCTTTTCCTTCTGTATCCGCCGATACCAACCATTAACCTGTGTGATTAATGGGGGCTGAGCTAGAGTCTGTGTGACAAGGGCAGATCCGAAAAACAGTTATTCTCACAAAAAAACGTCTGTAAAGTCCGAACAGTTTGAACTGCAGATTATTATGACCCtaatatgaaaagctgagacactcacaaacacacacatgtaagCTTCACAAGAGTCGTTAGAAGGTAAGGAGTGCTTCTACGTAGAAAATCATAGCACATCCCAGGACAtcgtgtctataatactgtaaggggttcttctacatagaagatcataggaaatccccggtcatagtgtctataatacgaTAAGAtcacatagttgctgtcacaaactccaaacTCCAAACTCCACACAGTTATCACTGAGTAGATATTAATTTCCCACTGAACAAACAATTCCTGGACTTACAGCATTTTTATGAATTCATGTTTGATCAGGTTTCTGTTAAGGCGGAccgtattttttaaaattatttattcatttattttttttattaatttggaaATTAAACTCACGAATGCAATTGTTTATGTCAAATTGTTCTGTTCTccttgtagccctggttgtcctgaaaagagCATGGGAAAACACTTCAAATAATAGTAGCCTAGTAATGCTTATGTTATGTGAGGCTAAATATAAGAGCAAGCAGATGAATGAAATAGCGTCGATCGATGACGTTTAAGACGAGGGAGGGACGATTCTTTTTTTTCTCGTGAGCgtgaccttatttctattacagcatattgggtgactgtcattcatattccattcacccagtttaataaatcttcttctggatcggtgtcccttccatgggacggttgagctaacgtaggctaatgcgattagcatgaggttgtaagtaacaagaacatttcccaggagacATATCtcatattggcagaaagcttaagaaatgtttttcaacagaatcggtggaattaatacacccctgatcacacgcaaacactgTTCACTCTCATAGCAgctacatacaaacagcatgatcattttgcTCATTATAAATATACATAATTCCTTCTCACCTCTtcacgctctcctcctctcaccttttccctttgtttgtagacttcagtgcacaacacatcagctgtctgtgaccaggcaaaacaAAAATCAAagtcaaaccttcatatcatgaccgCTAACTACTACAAACAGTCTACATCATTATcgccatattagctaacgtcatagtcaacgttccagtgttggatagacaTTCAGCTgggtaacatagcatccctcgcTGTTTTAGCCAGTTGTTTGAGTATGCTAGCTGCATTCACTAGCTAAGTAAAAGTGGAAAAAATACAACGAAATATATACTCTCTCTatcgcttctccttcatttttaaagaaatacatttgttaaaatctgttaaactattgtctttctatTTGAGTCAATTAATCACCAAACTTCATACACtgtagtgctagctagctgtagcttatgctttcagtactagattcattctctgatcctttgattgggttgACACCATGCCTGTTCATGCTggaagagctctgataggttagaGGAGAAAGGACATATTATTGAGACGTACCCAAGATCTGCATGTACTATAAAATCCAGTAATGTCAATGTTATCTTTCAGGTTATGGTAAAAAAATGAATGACTACAATCTCCCGCGAGAGTGCATCCGGAACTTCTTCCCCTCACGCAAGTGTTTTGTGTTCCCCTCCCCTACAACTCCTGACAACATGCACCGACTGGACTCCATGGACGAGGCTGAGCTTTCTGGAAGCTTCAGAGAGGTCTCAGATACTTTCTGCCGCTTTATTTTCCAGGAGAGCCGTATGAAGACTGTTATAGGGGGACACACATTGACTGGAGAGAGTGAGTCAGACATCCACCTACAGGACAGTATGTGAAAATGGATGCATATATTGATTATGAATTGTACTGTGCCACTAAATTCAAACATTCATATTTGTCCTCCCATCTGTATCATTGCAGTGCTGGGCCACCTGGTCACCACCTATGTGGAGACCATTGCCAAAGGCAATGTGCCCTGTCTGGAGAATGCTGTGATGGCCATGGCTAAAATTGAGAACCAGGCTGCTGTGGATGAGGGCCTGGCTGTGTACCAGAAGGGAATGGAGGATGTGAAGGCCTTATTCCCAGTGGATATCAATCAGCTGTCAGAGAACCACCTTCGATCAGAGACCCAGGCCACAAAGGCGTTCATGAAGCGATCATTCAAAGACGACAATGGGGAGTTCTTGAAAGCTCTTGTGGTAATGCATTTTTATCATCATCAAGGCCATTCAATAGAAAAATTATTGATTCGCCTATGCAACAAAATGATAATCACCTGTAACAGTAACACCAGTAGGACCCAAGGACACCAGGTGGAATATGACCAAGCAGTGCAATTCCTCAATCAATTAACTTCTGAAGACAAAATAACACTACTGTGAAAATCATTGCTCAAATTAGATTTTTAAACTTGGATTAAAAATTACACTATATTGAATAAAAGCCTAATGTAGATATGGAGCCAATATGTAACAATTACTCACTATAGTAACATGGCATTTCGGGATCCACATGTCTGAAGCTTGTGTCAGTTCATACCAGAGTTTACATGTCTGAAGCTAGAATCAGTTCATACTAGGGTTCACATGTCTGAAGCTAGTGTCAGCTCATACTAGGGTTCACATGTCTGAAGCTAGCATCAGTTCATACCAGGGTTCACATGTCTGAAGCTAATGTCAGCTCATACCAGGGTTCATGTACTGAAGCTAGTATCAGCTCATACCGGCTCATACCGGGGTTCACATGGCTGAAGCTAGTATCAGGTCATCTCAAGTTCCACATGTCTGAAGCTAGTATCAGCTTATACCGCTAGTATCAGGTCGTCCCAAGGTTCACATGTACTAGATTGTCTGAAGCTAGTATCAGCTGAAGGTCAACCTGACCTTGTATACTATAAAATGTTGCTTCTTAGAGAACATTCTGATCTACAACGTGTTATTTTATCGAGGTTGACTTACAGCTGCTGTGTTTCTCATGTGGTTTATACTGTCTTCTCCAATGTTAGCATGCTGTAATAAACCTTTTCTAGAACTGTCTTTCTATAATTGTCTGATCTTTTATCATATTCTACACACCTGCATCTGAACATTCCCAATGAATCTTTCAGGAGGCCATTAGCAACCACACCGCCGACCTTTTCAAGCAGAACAAGGATGCCTCAGAGAAGAAGTGCAAGGCCCTTCTGGAGAATCTGTCTGCTCAGATGGATCAGGGGATGAAGGAGGGGACGTACGCCACACCAGGAGGCTATGAGCTTTACTgcaatcaccatgacaacatagtgGCACAGTACCGGGCCGAGCCCAACAAAGGAGTCAGGGTAAGAGCTAGAAACCAAACAACATCAACAACGTAGTGTATTAGAGAATCAAAAACCATCCATCATTAGTCAGTAATGATGACCAACATTTCAACTAATTTCAGTCAGCTGGTTACGGTTTGAATCAAAATCAATACAACAACCTATAAGGCCTGTTTTCTGCAGGCTGAGGAGGTTCTGGAGCAGTTCCTGAAGGACAAGAGTGCAGAGTCCAGCGCCGTCCTGCAAGCTGACAAACAACTGAcggaaaatgagaaaaaaatccaaggTAATCCACACCTCAATCTTTTTTTTACTTCCAATTATAAAA is a genomic window containing:
- the LOC110501949 gene encoding guanylate-binding protein 1, translating into MDSPMCLVKNADGELCVEPEAMDYLMGLKQKVVVVSVVGLYRTGKSYLMNKLAQKRSGFALGATIQSKTKGIWMWCVPHPEKTDHTLVLLDTEGLGDVEKGDSKNDAWIFSLAILLSSTLVYNSRGTIDNDAVEKLQYVNELTEMIKVKSSTVDEEEGEGSQFAQFFPNFVWTVRDFTLQLEIDGRVITPDQYLENSLQLKKGYGKKMNDYNLPRECIRNFFPSRKCFVFPSPTTPDNMHRLDSMDEAELSGSFREVSDTFCRFIFQESRMKTVIGGHTLTGEMLGHLVTTYVETIAKGNVPCLENAVMAMAKIENQAAVDEGLAVYQKGMEDVKALFPVDINQLSENHLRSETQATKAFMKRSFKDDNGEFLKALVEAISNHTADLFKQNKDASEKKCKALLENLSAQMDQGMKEGTYATPGGYELYCNHHDNIVAQYRAEPNKGVRAEEVLEQFLKDKSAESSAVLQADKQLTENEKKIQAEKMKTAELEQEKAALNEQKAEMERTIENIGRGQEKYLKEMKEKMEEETKQQQQEFNRTLERRMQEQKDLLEKGHKEKAEQIRQEIEEIKKNNQLERDANSQNQKALLDDYKQQAEEQSKKIEALMSALNNKSQAPVRVVERLCMVM